The proteins below are encoded in one region of Penicillium psychrofluorescens genome assembly, chromosome: 4:
- a CDS encoding uncharacterized protein (ID:PFLUO_006227-T1.cds;~source:funannotate) — translation MLPESANKVAVVQRQVEDSTLTPKVPLLHCINLYDFEDICKQKLTQRAWTYFSSGADDSLSDELNQQVFRHVLFRPRVMRNVKDLDLSTTILGQHSPLPVFIAPAALAKLAHPDGESGLTRGAGEAGIIQMVSSSASMTPEAIASSRVTDTQCQFYQLYVVSERHKTEDILRRVKKAGYKGLVITVDSAVPGKRERDERYKATLISDTNEKPKPLGFTYGGWLTPTLCWDDLKWIREIWDGPIAVKGIMTAEDALIAAQHGVQAIYLSNHGGRQLDTSPPSLMTLLEIRRHCPEIMEKVEIYLDGGFRRGNDVIKALALGARACGLGRPFMYALGAYGHEGVIRAVDVLRRELEIGMRLAGVTRIDELTPDHVNTKWLDMMVAEPVVFRSGQPKL, via the exons ATGCTCCCAGAGTCCGCCAATAAGGTGGCTGTTGTACAACGTCAAGTCGAGGACAGCACTCTCACGCCAAAGGTCCCCTTGCTGCACTGTATCAATCTATATGATTTCGAG GATATCTGTAAGCAGAAGTTAACGCAGCGAGCGTGGACATATTTCTCTTCCGGTGCCGATGATTCTTTAT CCGACGAACTCAATCAACAAGTATTTCGCCACGTACTCTTCCGTCCTAGGGTGATGCGCAATGTCAAGGACCTTGATCTCTCCACAACAATTCTTGGACAACACTCGCCCCTTCCAGTGTTTATTGCACCTGCTGCACTGGCAAAGCTCGCTCATCCTGATGGTGAAAGTGGCCTTACTCGTGGCGCCGGCGAAGCTGGGATAATTCAAATGGTATCCTCGAGTGCATCTATGACTCCCGAGGCTATCGCCTCCAGCAGGGTGACAGATACGCAATGCCAGTTCTACCAGCTCTATGTAGTTTCGGAACGGCACAAGACAGAGGATATCCTCCGTCGTGTCAAGAAAGCTGGCTACAAAGGGCTTGTAATTACCGTTGACTCTGCTGTGCCAGGAAAACGCGAGCGTGATGAGCGATACAAAGCCACCCTGATCTCAGACACAAATGAGAAACCAAAGCCTTTGGGATTCACGTACGGTGGGTGGCTGACGCCAACCCTCTGCTGGGATGATCTCAAATGGATCCGCGAGATCTGGGACGGACCCATCGCCGTCAAGGGGATAATGACTGCAGAGGATGCATTGATAGCGGCACAGCATGGCGTTCAGGCCATATATCTGTCAAACCATGGAGGTAGGCAGCTGGATACGTCGCCACCATCGTTAATGACGCTACTGGAGATCCGCAGGCACTGTCCAGAAATcatggagaaggtggaaatCTACCTGGACGGGGGTTTCAGAAGAGGAAATGATGTGATCAAAGCATTGGCCTTGGGAGCCAGAGCATGTGGGTTAGGGAGGCCATTCATGTACGCCTTAGGTGCGTATGGGCATGAAGGTGTGATTAGGGCTGTTGACG TCCTTCGGAGAGAACTTGAGATTGGGATGAGGCTCGCTGGTGTGACCCGCATAGA
- a CDS encoding uncharacterized protein (ID:PFLUO_006228-T1.cds;~source:funannotate) yields MYYIESLEAKARALEQAISEAASAAPQVSLDSNQQTEPRNEQEENEDQHDVADDIGSEIDFLSLNAMAEASTLSSHSKAEPFALSHIVKTAMEADNSDPTSSKPLDSSLKIFTSRLSPISSNLVKKLPQETAVEHLEHFFRYVHISYPFLHPSTVLQYYERVVLTESPQTLHQKIQSVLVHMVMAVGISATDDMAQYGSFFANHFFLVASQYLDDIFTIDNVETTQVLLLLALFSLFMVVLEYILS; encoded by the exons ATGTA CTATATTGAAAGCCTGGAGGCGAAGGCCAGGGCCCTAGAGCAAGCGATTTCGGAAGCTGCTTCAGCCGCTCCGCAGGTCAGTCTGGATAGCAACCAGCAGACGGAACCCCGGAATGAACAAGAGGAAAACGAAGATCAGCATGACGTGGCAGACGATATTGGATCCGAAATTGATTTTCTATCGTTAAACGCCATGGCGGAGGCCAGTACCTTGTCCAGTCACTCTAAAGCCGAGCCGTTTGCACTTTCGCACATCGTCAAGACGGCCATGGAAGCCGATAATTCGGACCCAACGTCTTCAAAGCCACTTGATTCATCGCTGAAAATTTTCACATCCCGCTTATCCCCGATCTCGTCGAACCTGGTAAAAAAACTGCCACAGGAGACAGCCGTCGAGCATCTCGAGCATTTCTTTCGCTACGTGCATATTTCGTATCCGTTCCTTCACCCTTCGACTGTGCTCCAGTACTATGAACGGGTAGTCCTCACTGAGTCCCCCCAGACCCTCCATCAGAAAATACAATCTGTGCTCGTGCACATGGTCATGGCCGTGGGTATCTCGGCGACGGACGACATGGCGCAATACGGAAGTTTCTTCGCCAACCATTTCTTCCTGGTAGCAAGCCAGTACCTGGACGATATTTTCACAATTGACAATGTCGAGACTACGCAAGTGCTgctccttctcgcgctctTTTCGCTCTTCA TGGTTGTTCTGGAGTACATACTCTCTTGA
- a CDS encoding uncharacterized protein (ID:PFLUO_006229-T1.cds;~source:funannotate): protein MSAFISSLRPSLRLAATAQPARTFSSSSSRSVAKMILTGRLAAEPELQATSTGQDVIKYALATSYGPKENRHTSWFRVSSFIPEGAQRDYILGLQKGTLVYVEGDASMRQYEDAEGKKQSSLSIVQRSLEVLKRPASAYENESESH from the exons ATGTCCGCCTTCATTTCATCGCTGCGCCCTTCCCTGCGCCTGGCCGCCACGGCCCAGCCTGCGCGCACCTtcagctcctcgtcctcgcgTTCCGTCGCCAAGATGATCCTCACTGGCCGCCTGGCTGCTGAGCCCGAGCTACAGGCCACTTCGACCGGTCAGGACGTCATCAAATACGCCCTCGCCACGTCGTACGGACCCAAAGAAAACCGCCACACCAGCTGGTTCCGCGTCTCAAGCTTCATCCCGGAAGGCGCGCAGCGGGACTACATCCTCGGTCTGCAGAAGGG AACTCTGGTCTACGTCGAGGGCGATGCTAGCATGCGCCAGTATGAAGacgccgagggcaagaagcaATCCAGCCTCAGCATTGTGCAGC GCTCACTCGAGGTCCTCAAACGCCCAGCTAGCGCTTACGAGAACGAGAGCGAGTCCCACTAA